TTCTTCTATTGATGTTGATAAATTAGATTATATGGCTAGAGATTCATATTTTGCAGGAGTTAGTTATGGTGTTGCAGAGGTTGATTTCATTATTGAACATATGTATATTAAAGATGGGAAACTTGTAATTAAACCTTCCGCACTTTCTTCTGTTGAGGATTTGATTACACAAAGAGTTAATCTCTTTAAGACAGTCTATTTGCATAAATTTGCTGTCGAGTATGAATTCTTGTTTATGAAAATTTTTGATAGAGTACGTGAACTTTTAAAGGATAAAATTGATATTAAAGTGAATAAACATCTTCTTGCTTTCTTTGATAAAAAGAATACTCTAGAGAATTTGCAGGCATTAAATGATGTAGTAATTATTGCTCAAGTTTTTGAATGGGCTGAACATTCGGATAGAATATTGAGTGATTTGTGTTCGATGTATGTTAATAGAGGAAAATTCAAGGTTGTTAGTATGAATTATAATAAAATCAATATTAATAAAATTAAGAAAGAAGTTGCAAAGAGGTATGATATTAATTATTATTTTAGTGAATTTAGTTTCCCAATTAATATTGTTCAAACTGATATTTATGTAGACTTCGGAGATAAGATTAAAAGAATTGATGAGGTTTCTGATTTGATTAAATTTTACAAGAAGCAGAATTGGAAAGTTGATTTTGTAATTTATCCTAGAGATGTAGAGGTATAATGTTTTATCTATTTAAAAATTTTCTACCTTGTATTTCTGGAAGTATGCATCCAAAAAGATACTCTACTCCTTGCATTTTGCTTAATCCTTTTATATGATGTTGAATTGGGAAACCCATTTTTGATGCAATATTTGTATGTCCAACAATTGGACATTTTCTATAAACTCCATCATTGTATATTTTTTTTAATAATGAATTTGGTCCATTACCACTATACTCATGTAATTCAGTAATTCCATCCATAAATGACGATATTGGTAAACTTCTGGATTGTCTTCCGCCTATTTTTTTGATAAGTTTCTTTATATCTTCTGGGTTTGCTCTTTGAGAATTATCTCTTTGAGTTAAAAAACCTGTAGTAGATACTGCATAAGTAGTTTTGTCAAGATCAAATCCTTTTCTTCCTAATTGTTTTGAATCATAATCTTTTAGCCAAAGATCCAAGTTGCTCCAATCATCAAATTGATCCTTATTCCATCTTAATGTAAAATTTAGTTCTTCTAAAATATGGATTAATGATTTATTATCATATTGTTTTAATGCTTTTCCCCAATCTTTTGAAAAAAATTGTCTTGCCGCATATAGACTTATTTCTAAATCTTCTGCAGTATTCAAATCAATCTCACCATTTTCATTTGGAGTTCCATTGATGTTAATTTTTGTTCTTATTTTTGATCTAACAAATGGAGCTAGACCATTACTTTCTACAACATCACTAACTCCACTTGCCAAAGTTATTCCTCTGTTGCCATTTTCTCTGGTTGCATTGTACATAACAACTAGGGGAAGATTACTATATTGTGACCAAATTGGTTTTGTTAATTCTACAGCTTTTTCAACTTCAGGAGATACTTGCATATCGATTCCTGTAAATTTTGTTTTGTCTTCTCTATATTGACTAAAACCATACATTCTCTCTTCAGGTCTATTTGTGAAACTTATTCCTACTTTCATATTTTATTCTAATTTTAAACATTTATATATTTTACTCTTTCTTAGTGGAGAAAGTATTCTTATTTAATACCAAGATTTATTAATTCTAAACTTTAGTTATAGATATGAAAAAAATATTGATTCTATGCACAGTTTTGCTTGTATTTGTTTTTGTAGGATGTTCTCAAACTGAAGAAGTTAAAGTTCCACTTGATTGTGGAGAACATTTAAATGAAGAGACTTGGAAGAATGATTGTAATACTTGTTCTTGTATAGATGGTGAAATTATGTGTACTGAGATTGCTTGCGCAGATAATTCCGATTTAGAAGATTTTAATTTAATTGATGATATTAAATTTAATACTGGACTTGAAACTTATGAGAAAGAGTGGCTTTCATATTTAGAAGTTAAGTATCCAAATTCCAAGATTTATTATATTAGAACAAATTTATTTAATTGTGAAGATTGTTATGAATTGAGTTATAAGAAGGATAGGGAAGTTATTAAGATTAAAGTTTTGGATGGTGATAAGCAATCAGAGAATTTAGTGCAAGATGATATTGCAACTGAAATTGAAAATGGGAATGTTTGTAAATTGTTTTCAGGTTCATGGAATGAGTGTCCTGCATTATGTTCTACTGATGAAGAGTCTTGTAAAACTGAATGTGGTTTTCCTGTTTGTGAGTTTGATTACAATACTATTGTACTTCAAAAAGTAGGTGATGAGTGTGGTGGATTAGATAAGGGTGATTGTGAATTTGGACTTAAATGTTTTTATGCGTCACAAGATGATGATTATGGAGTTTGTCAAGAGAAATAATATTAGAAATTTCAAATAATCTTGAAATGAAGACATTTCTAAGCCTTTGCGGGCTATTTATATACTCACAAAGTTTTATAAAAAATATATTCTATACTTATTTTATAATAGTATTGGGTGATTAAAATGGATAATAAAGTTAAATTAAATGTTGCCGAGACTTATCATGAAGATATTGGTCGTGGAATAGTAAGAGTTGAACCTGATATTTTAGATAGGTTAGGTATTTCTAATGGTGATTATTTGTTAATTAGAGGTAAATCTGAGACTATAGCAAAAGCTATGGGCTGTAATTCTGAAGACTTTGGTTTGAATTTAATTAGGATGGATTCTTCTTTGAGAAGTAATGTAGGAGTTGGACTTGGTGATGATGTTGATGTTGCTAGAGTTTCAGTTGTTGAAGCAAAGAGTATTGAGATTTCTCCTACAGAAGAAGTTAAATTTACAGGTGACCCTAGCAAGATTTTTTTAGAGAAGATGGTTGGGAAGCCTCTTGTTAAAGGAAATGTTTTATATTTTAATATTATGGGTACAACACTACATTATGTTGTAACTAAAACTTCTCCTAAAAAGTATGTTAGAATTACTGGAAAGACTAAATTGAATATTTCGGATAAAGTTGTTAAGCCAGGAGATTTGAAAGTTCCTACTGTTACTTATGATGATATTGGAGGATTAAAGGAAGAAGTTTCTGCTATTCGTGAAATGATTGAGATTCCTATGAAACATCCTGAAGTTTTTGAGAGAATTGGTATTTCTCCTCCTAAAGGAGTTTTGCTTTATGGTCCTCCTGGAACTGGAAAGACTTTACTTGCAAAGGCTCTTGCTTATGAACTTGATGCTCATTTTAAAGTTATTAATGGACCTGAGATTATGAGTAAGTTTTATGGCGAGTCTGAGAAGCATTTAAGGGATATTTTTGATGAGGCTGAAAAGAACTCTCCAGCAATCATTTTCATTGATGAGATTGACTCAATTGCGCCTAATAGAGATAATGTTACTGGTGAAGCTGAGAGAAGAATTGTTTCTCAGATGCTTACACTTATGGATGGACTTAAAGGGAGAGGTAATGTTGTAGTTATTGCTGCAACTAATAGACAAAATTCAATTGATCCAGCTTTGAGGAGACCTGGTAGATTTGATAGGGAGATTGCAATTAATCCACCTAATAGAGAAGGTAGGAGACAGATTTTAGATGTTCATGCTAGAGGAATGCCACTTGTTAAGAAAGAAGATGTTTCTAGAGAAGGTAAAATATTTGATACTGATATTGTTGATTTAGATAAGATTTCAGAAGTGACTCATGGTTTTACAGGAGCAGATTTAGAAGTTTTGACTAAAGAAGCTGCAATGAAAGCTCTTAAGACTTGGATTCCTGATTTGATTAAGACAGAGCATCAAATACCAACTAATGTTTTAGAGAGTATTAAAATTAAGATGTCTCATTTTAATGAAGCTTTGAATAAGGTTGAGCCTTCGGCAATGAGAGAAGTTTTAATTAGAAAACCTAATGTTAAATGGGATAGTATTGGAGGTCTTGAAGATGCTAAGAGAGATTTGAAAGAAATGGTTGAGATGCCTCTAAGAGAACCTGAAGTTTTTAGAGAAGCAGGAATTAAAGCGCCAAAAGGGATTTTGTTGTCAGGTCCATCTGGTACTGGAAAGACTTTACTTGCAAAAGCTGTTGCAACTGAGAGCGAAGCTAATTTTATTAGTGTTAAAGGTCCTGAATTAGTTTCTAAATGGGTTGGTGAATCTGAAAAAGCAGTTAGAGAGATTTTTAAGAAGGCAAAACAAGTTGCGCCTTGCGTAATATTTTTTGATGAGTTTGATAGTATTGCATCAGCAAGAGGAGGTTCAAATAATGATTCTGCAGATAAAATTGTAAATCAATTATTAACTGAACTTGATGGTATTGAAGAATTAACAGGTGTTTCAATTATTGCTGCAACTAATAGAGCAGATTTGATTGATGATGCTTTAAAAAGACCTGGAAGGTTAGATTCAATTATTGAGATTGGACTTCCTGATGAAAAAACAAGAGAGGCGATTTTTAAAATTCATACTAAGAATATGCCTTTATTTAAAGATGTTAAGATTATTGAACTTGCAAAATTAACTGATAAATTTAGTGGAGCTGAAATTGAAGGAGTTTGTCAGAAAGCAGGATTGTTTGCGATTCGTGAGAGAAAATCTAAAGAAGAAAGAATTGATGTTTTTAATAAATATTTTGATTTAGCAATTAAAGAGATTAAAAGTAGGAAGAATTAAGTTTTTAAATTTAGATTTATTTTTATTTTTATGTTATTTAATTTTGAAACAGGTTTTAAAGAATCTACAAAGTTTACTTTGGAGGATTTTTTTGGAGTTCAAAGTGAAAGAATTCAATTAATTATTAATATACCTACTTATTTATATAATTCTTCCGATAATCGTGATTTTAATTGGAAGTCAATTCCTATTTTATGTATTGCTAATAATTTTGGAGGCGATAAAGGAGAATCTCAAATTTATGACCCTAGTACTAATTTAAGATATAATTATAGTTATGAGAATGGTTTATTTTTGAAAGGAGAGGGAAATCTATTAAAAATCGATGATTCTAAAAAATATTTTTATTCAGGTAGAGTTTACGAGATTTTAGAATTTTTGAAGAGATAATTAATTTTTAAGAAGATCCACTTCTTTTATAATTGATTAAAAATAAATTCATTTTATCTGAAATTTTTAATTTTTGATTTTCGTCGTTGATATCTAAAATAATTTTTATCTTCTCTTTTTGTTCATTATTAATTTTTTGTTCTAAATCTTTTTCAATATTTTCAATTACTTCGTTAAAGTTTTCATATTTATGAAAAATTTCATATGGGATTATGTCGTTTAATATTATATTTTTTGTGGCAGTAAGATAATAGTAAGTTCTTTCTATTAATTCTTCTTCATCTTTTGCTACTTGATAATACACTTCACCTAATTTTGAATGGTAATATGGTTCAATAACTAATATCATTGAATTTGACCTTAGTAGTGGAAGTATGTTGTTTAGTGATTCTTTAGCATTTAAATGATGAAGAGATAGAGAGTAGATTACGATGTCAAAGAAGTTTTTTGGAAAATCGGGATTTTCTCCATTATCTACTTTGAATCTTACATTCTTAATATTGAGATTTTTTGCTTTTTCTATTTCTTTTTCATCATTGTCTATTGCATATATTTTTTTTGCGTGAGGGGCAATTTGTTTTGTAATTCTTCCATCACCGCAGCCTATTTCTAAAACAATTTGATTTTCAAAATCTAATGTTTCTAAAATAGTTTTAATTTCTATTTTCTCTAAGTCTGATTCCATTTGAATTTTTTATTTTTATTCGTTCTCTTCTGGTTTTACTAATTCTGGATATTTTTTTTCAAGAAATATAGTTTGTTCTCTTTTGCATTCTGCTATTATTTCTAGGAATAATTGTCTTGTGAATCCTTCTCTTATTCCCATTTCTGCTGATTTAGCAATAACTCTATCATTTGTTTTGTCATCATATCTTATACGATTTAATTCTAATTTATTGTCGTGTTGATATTTACCTAGTTTTTTTACCATTAAATATCTTCTTTTTATTAAAATTAGAATTTCATAGTCAATTTCAGTAATTTGTTTATCATAATTTTCTAACATATTGCTTTCCATAAAATTTCTTAAATTTTCAAGGTTTTTAAACTTTTGTAAAACATGATAAAAATATTAATTTTTGGAGTGTATTATTTTAATTTTTTAAATTCAACTAAAACAAAACTATTTAAAAGTATTTTACATTTTATATATTATGAGTAATTCAAATCAAATTTGGGTAGATAAATACAGACCACAAACTTTCAATGAGATTGTAGGTCAAGAGTATTTTGTTTCCAGAATTAAGGCATTTTTAGAGTCTAAGAATATGCCACATTTACTTTTCGCAGGTGCTCCTGGGACTGGTAAGACTACAACTGCACTTGTTGTTGCAAGAGAACTTTATGGTAAAGGTGGTGTTAGAGGTAATTTTTTAGAACTGAATGCTTCAGATGATAGAGGAATTGATGTCATCCGTAATCAAATTAAAGAATTTGCAAAGCTTAAGTCGCTCGCCCAAGTTCCTTATAAAATTATTTGTTTAGATGAGGCTGATTCTTTAACAAAAGATGCGCAGCAAGCATTAAGGCGAACAATGGAAAAATACAGTGCATCTTGTAGATTTATTTTAGCTTGTAATGAGATCTCAAAAATACTTGATCCAATTCAGTCTAGGTGTGTTATATTTAAATTCAAACCTTTGAAGAATGATGCTTTATTCTCACTTTTAGAAAAGGTTGCAAAGGATGAAGGTTTAACTATTGAAGAAGATGCAAAAGATTTGTTACTTAAAATTTCTGAAGGTGATGTTAGAAAACTTTTGAATACATTACAGTCATCATCTTCAATTAATAAAATCATATCTACTAAATTGTTAGATGAGGTATTAGAGTTTGTTAATCCTGATGAAGTAATTGAGATGGTTAATTTTGCAATTAATGGTGATTTTTTTAAAGCAAGAGATGTGATGATAAAATTAAAAACTATTCGAGGTCTTACTGCTCTTGAAATTTTAAAAGAGATTTACAAGCAAGTAATTAATTTAGATATTGAACCTAAAACTAAAGTTAAATTTGTTGATAGGATTGCAACAGTTGAGTTTAGAATTGTTGAAGGGAGTGATGAAGAGTTGCAACTTGAAGCAATGCTTGCAATGATGAGTTTGCTTAATTAATTTTTATTTTTCTTTAATAAATAATTTTGTACTTATCTTTATATTTTTGATTTTATAAATTAATTCTGACAATTTACTTATGGATGAGAAATTAATTATTCCGATTAGTTTAATGAATATAAAATAAAAGCTTAAGAATGCAATTAATATAAAATCTACTGCATGTTTCTTGAAAAATTGTTTTCTAGTTGATTGTTTGGCGTATTCTCTTAATAATTCGAATACAAAGATTAGTAGAATGAAGTTTGAAAATCCATGTAGTGTGTGTGAGATTATAGGGTTCAAATTAATTATATAATCTATAATTAATGTTGTTATAGTTGTAATTATTGCAGCAATAACTAAAAAATTTAAAATTTTATCAAATATTGTTTGATGTAAATATTTATGATATAATCTTCTTGTTTTTGAATCGTTAAATACTATTTCAGAATAACCATATTTTTTATAGTTTTTTCTCATTAAGAAATGTTTTGTGCTTATCTTTTAAAAAATATTGTTGTTATTAAAGATTAGTATATTGAGTTATTTCTGGTTTTCTAAGTAAATTTAATTGATTAATTATTAATGTTTTAGGGCCTGGACTCAAATAAGTTTTTAAAAATTCTTGTTCTTGTTTTGTTATTTTTTCTCCAAGTTTTTTCACATTTTTTACTGTTACCCATTTGTTGTAGTTTTCATTTACTTCTGTTTTTCTATCATATCTTTCATTAATATTATTTCCAATTCCAATTATTTTTATTCCCTTAAATCTAAATAATGCTTCTTGTTCAGTCTTTTTATTATGTTCCATTAGTTTACTTATACTTCCAGTAATTTCTCTATCTTTTACATCCATGATATATAATATATTTTGTAAATTAATAGTTTCAGAATCAAATCCTGATTCTAAACCTTCTTTAGAAATTTTATGAACTGAATCTATAAATATTGTTTCTAATCTTTTAATTGGATTAAGACTATTTTTGTAGTATGTAAGATGAGGATATGTTTGAATTATATCTTTTAAGAACCATTCAGTTGGACTTTTATTTTTAATTTTGGTTAAATTTTGAACTCTTTTATCTAAAGAATTAAATTTTAGAGTAGAATAGATAAATTCTTCATTTGTTCTAATTAGGATAGGTCTTTCATAAAATTCTAGAGTTTTATTCATTGTATATTATAATTTAGATATATAAATGTTTATAAATGTTACTTTAAAGTAGTTATTTTAATATTCTCATTAGTTATATAAATATTCGAATTTTAGTTTTATTTATGATGGGGGAACTTAAAGAACTTTTAGTTAAGGAAATTTTAGATACTAAAATTCTAAGAGGCCTTGATAAAAATTATGTTAGTTCTAAATTAGATAAATTTATTTTAACTTATGGTGATGTTTTTAAGAAATTAAGATTGCAAGTTGAGAAGAAAGGTACTATTGGAATTGAAAAAAATAAATATTTTAAAGAAATTGTAAAAAGAGTAAGGTCAGAATTAAATATTATTTATGGGAGTTTTTTATCAAATGATTTTTTTAAGAAAAAGATAGATTCAGATGTTGATGATTTACTTCAATTGCATAAATCAACGAAGGAGAGATTTGAATTTTATGATGAAATTTATTCTAATATATTTAGGTGGTATGTGCAGTCTAAATCCAAAGATTTTCAGGAGTCATCAGAACAATTTCAGAAGACTCCTAAGAAAATTGCAGATTTGGCTTGTGGTCTTAATCCTTTAAGTTATTTTTTTGTTAAGGAGTATTTTGATGATGTTGAGTATTTCTCTTCAGATTTGAGTAATTTTGATATGGGTTTTGTTCAGGAGTTTTTTGATAAGAATAAAATAAATGGAGTTGCAAGAGCATATGATATTACAGATATGAAAATTTTTGAAGATTCAGACTTTTTGGAATCTGATTTAGTATTTTTGTTTAAAGCACTTGATAGTTTTGAAGAAGTTAGAAAGAATATTTCAAAAGAGATTTTAGAAAAAATTCCTGCTAAACATATTGTAGTATCATTTCCAACTAGGTCTTTACAATCTAAGAGAGAGTTTAAAATTGAGAAGAGAAATTGGTTGTTTAATTTTTTGAATAAAAAAGGGTGGGAATATGAACAATTTGAAGTTGATAATGAATTATTTATTTTGATAAGTAAAAATTAAACTTCAAATTTTTGAAGCTTTGTATAAACAAAGTTTTGAACGAATGAAATGAGTGATAGAATTGATAATTACAATAGGAGTAATTATTTATGGTTGATTTTTTTTCTTTTCTTTTCCACTAAGTTGTCCACAAGCACCGGAGATATCATCTCCCATAGATCTTCTTATTGCGCATTCAATTCCTTCATTTTCTAGTGTTTCCTTGAATTTTTTTACTATTTCTAAAGTTGGTTTTTCAAATTTAGCGAATTCATGAGGATTGTATACTAAAAGATTTACAAATGCAAGTTTTCCTCTTAGAAGTTGTGCCAATTCTTTTGCATTTGATATTTGGTCATTTATATCTTTGATTAGTACATATTCAAATGTTACTCTTTTATTTGTTTTGGTTGTGAAATTATCTGTTGCTTCTATTAATTCTTTTAGGGAATATTTATCATTAATTGGCATAAGCATTGATCTTAGTTTTTCATTTGCTGCATGAAGTGATATTGCCAGTCTTACTTGAAGTCCTAATTTGGTAAATTCATAAATTTGTGGGATTATTCCTGCAGTTGAGACAGTTATATGTCTAGCTCCAATATTGAAATACTTTTCATCATTGAAAATTTTGATACTTTCAACTACATTTTCATAATTTAAGAATGGTTCTCCCATTCCCATGTATACTACATTTGTTATTCTTTCATCATTTTTTTTTAATAATTTAGATACAAATATTGCTTGCTGAACTATTTCTTCAGTTGTTAAGTTTCTTTTGTA
The sequence above is a segment of the Candidatus Woesearchaeota archaeon genome. Coding sequences within it:
- a CDS encoding chorismate mutase codes for the protein MESNMLENYDKQITEIDYEILILIKRRYLMVKKLGKYQHDNKLELNRIRYDDKTNDRVIAKSAEMGIREGFTRQLFLEIIAECKREQTIFLEKKYPELVKPEENE
- a CDS encoding CDC48 family AAA ATPase yields the protein MDNKVKLNVAETYHEDIGRGIVRVEPDILDRLGISNGDYLLIRGKSETIAKAMGCNSEDFGLNLIRMDSSLRSNVGVGLGDDVDVARVSVVEAKSIEISPTEEVKFTGDPSKIFLEKMVGKPLVKGNVLYFNIMGTTLHYVVTKTSPKKYVRITGKTKLNISDKVVKPGDLKVPTVTYDDIGGLKEEVSAIREMIEIPMKHPEVFERIGISPPKGVLLYGPPGTGKTLLAKALAYELDAHFKVINGPEIMSKFYGESEKHLRDIFDEAEKNSPAIIFIDEIDSIAPNRDNVTGEAERRIVSQMLTLMDGLKGRGNVVVIAATNRQNSIDPALRRPGRFDREIAINPPNREGRRQILDVHARGMPLVKKEDVSREGKIFDTDIVDLDKISEVTHGFTGADLEVLTKEAAMKALKTWIPDLIKTEHQIPTNVLESIKIKMSHFNEALNKVEPSAMREVLIRKPNVKWDSIGGLEDAKRDLKEMVEMPLREPEVFREAGIKAPKGILLSGPSGTGKTLLAKAVATESEANFISVKGPELVSKWVGESEKAVREIFKKAKQVAPCVIFFDEFDSIASARGGSNNDSADKIVNQLLTELDGIEELTGVSIIAATNRADLIDDALKRPGRLDSIIEIGLPDEKTREAIFKIHTKNMPLFKDVKIIELAKLTDKFSGAEIEGVCQKAGLFAIRERKSKEERIDVFNKYFDLAIKEIKSRKN
- a CDS encoding HD domain-containing protein; this translates as MKKESKFLECGDFEKKSESRIIIKDPLYKQIFVEPEHKKYLDLKEFQRLRHIKQTTFVDFVYPSANHTRFSHCLGVYHLMKKVFENKLMKISDKEKELLILAALFHDLGHGPFSHFWERAFPHFNHEKTTREILINLGLSDVAKLLEGKSPYYYLISSSIDVDKLDYMARDSYFAGVSYGVAEVDFIIEHMYIKDGKLVIKPSALSSVEDLITQRVNLFKTVYLHKFAVEYEFLFMKIFDRVRELLKDKIDIKVNKHLLAFFDKKNTLENLQALNDVVIIAQVFEWAEHSDRILSDLCSMYVNRGKFKVVSMNYNKININKIKKEVAKRYDINYYFSEFSFPINIVQTDIYVDFGDKIKRIDEVSDLIKFYKKQNWKVDFVIYPRDVEV
- a CDS encoding class I SAM-dependent methyltransferase, giving the protein MESDLEKIEIKTILETLDFENQIVLEIGCGDGRITKQIAPHAKKIYAIDNDEKEIEKAKNLNIKNVRFKVDNGENPDFPKNFFDIVIYSLSLHHLNAKESLNNILPLLRSNSMILVIEPYYHSKLGEVYYQVAKDEEELIERTYYYLTATKNIILNDIIPYEIFHKYENFNEVIENIEKDLEQKINNEQKEKIKIILDINDENQKLKISDKMNLFLINYKRSGSS
- a CDS encoding replication factor C small subunit; this encodes MSNSNQIWVDKYRPQTFNEIVGQEYFVSRIKAFLESKNMPHLLFAGAPGTGKTTTALVVARELYGKGGVRGNFLELNASDDRGIDVIRNQIKEFAKLKSLAQVPYKIICLDEADSLTKDAQQALRRTMEKYSASCRFILACNEISKILDPIQSRCVIFKFKPLKNDALFSLLEKVAKDEGLTIEEDAKDLLLKISEGDVRKLLNTLQSSSSINKIISTKLLDEVLEFVNPDEVIEMVNFAINGDFFKARDVMIKLKTIRGLTALEILKEIYKQVINLDIEPKTKVKFVDRIATVEFRIVEGSDEELQLEAMLAMMSLLN
- the rlmN gene encoding 23S rRNA (adenine(2503)-C(2))-methyltransferase RlmN; translated protein: MLNTMYENIKTYFEEKKIPKFRSKQFENAIFKQFISSFDEITVFPKHLREELEKNCELHSLELIHTHDAKDTTKFLLKTKDNNFIESVLMYHKDGRRTLCVSSQIFCALGCTFCATGANQYKRNLTTEEIVQQAIFVSKLLKKNDERITNVVYMGMGEPFLNYENVVESIKIFNDEKYFNIGARHITVSTAGIIPQIYEFTKLGLQVRLAISLHAANEKLRSMLMPINDKYSLKELIEATDNFTTKTNKRVTFEYVLIKDINDQISNAKELAQLLRGKLAFVNLLVYNPHEFAKFEKPTLEIVKKFKETLENEGIECAIRRSMGDDISGACGQLSGKEKKKNQP